The Pongo abelii isolate AG06213 chromosome 19, NHGRI_mPonAbe1-v2.0_pri, whole genome shotgun sequence genome includes the window ATGGAGTTTGTGTCTGGATACCGGGATGAGTTCCTTGATTTCGCTGCCCTTCTCTTCAGCTGGTTCCGAAAGTTTGTGGCAGAGCGTGGAGCTGTAGGGACTAGCCTTGAGGGCCAGATCAGAAGCCTGCCCCAGGACCCTGCCCTTTGGGTGCTCCATGTCCTGCCCAACCGTAGTGTGGGCATCAGCCTGGGGCAAGGGGCAGAGCCAGGTCCTGGACCAGGCCTGGGGACTGCCCGGCTCCTGGGAGATGACCCTCCACTCCACCTGCGAGACCTGAGCCCCTACGTCAGCTTTGTCAGTCTAGAGgatggggaggaaggggaggaggaagaggaggaagatgaagaagaagagaagagaaaggacgGGGGTGCAGGCAGCACAGAGAAGGTGGAACCAGAGGAGGACCGGGAGCTAGCCCCTACCAGCAGGGAGTCCCCCCAGGAAACAAACCCTCCAGGAAAGTCAGAGGAGGCTGCCCGGGAGGCAGGAGGTGGCAAGGATGGCTGCCGAGAGGACAGGGTGGAGAAGGAAACAAGACCCCAGAAGAGGAAGGGACAGAGGAGTGGTAAGAACCCAGGGCTGGCCCTGCCCTACCCCTTGCCCAGCCATCCTCCCTTCGGAAGCCCTCCCCTGCCACTAGTTCTGAGTGCTGGCCTTCAGGCCAGTCTGGCCCGAAAAGGTGTTTTTATTGACCcacagtgggtttttttttttttttaatttaatgtttaaacATTGCAAGAAAAAAAGTATCCAGAAGTCTGGATTTACACATTCCCAAGAAAAATCTCAAGCTCTGACAGTGGGCCTACATTTCTGCATGGCAGCGCATCCTGGTCCTCTGTAGCAGCTGTCCCCTTTAGAAGGAGCTTGCCCTCTCTACCCAGAGCCCTTTACTCAGTGAGGTTACTTGCCTAGCCCCTGTGGGTATTTGAGTTTGGTACTCCTGACCCTGACCACATTTGTCTCTCGCTGCCCCCTACCACCTCAACTTTTCCCTCTTTCCCCAGAGGCTGCCCCCCTGCACCTTTCCTGTCTCTTACTTGTGACGGATGAGCATGGCACCATCTTGGGCATTGATCTGCTAGTGGATGGAGCCCAGGGAACCGCAAGCTGGGGCTCAGGGACTGAGAACCTGGCTGCTCGGGCCTATGCGCTCCTCTGTCACAGCATGGCCTGTCCCATGGGCTCTGGGGATCCCCGAAAGCCACAACAGCTTACTGTGGGAGATGCCCGGCTGCATCGGTATAGAAATCTGGTATCTGAGGCTGGGGAGGGCTGGGGCCCTGGATTCCCAAGCACCTCCTCCAGCCTGATGCCATCTCCCCCCCTATTTAGAGAGCTGGAGAGCTTGGTCCCAAGGCTAGGTGTGAAGTTAGCCAAGACCCCAATGCGGACATGGGGTCCCCGGCCAGGCTTCACCTTTGCTTCCCTTCGTGCTCGAACCTGCCATGTTTGTCACAGGCACAGCTTTGAAGTGAAGCTGACACCTTGGTGAGCAGCCCCAAAGCTGGGGGAGAGGAAGACCCCAATAGTCAGGCAAATAGAAAGAAAGCAGGGTGGTGGGGGGGCCTAGCAGACAGAAGGAGAGGCAGGGACATGAGAAGATGCAGAGGAAACAATACAGACTGTTACAGGCAGTTAGAGGGTGTAAGACAAACAGACCGAGTGACATATGGGCAGCTGCTGGGCAGATGAACAGCAGACAGGACCTACAGAGGTTAACACTAGGTGCCCACCaccctctgtgtccccagccccCAGTGTAGTGCTGTCTTGTACTGTGGAGAGGCTTGTCTCCGGGCTGACTGGCGGCGGTGCCCAGATGATGTGAGCCACCGATTTTGGTGCCCAAGGCTTGCAGCCTTCATGGAGCGGGCAGGAGAACTGGCAACCCTGCCTTTTACCTACACCGCAGGTACCATAAGGAGGTCAAAATGGTTGGGGGAAACTGGGACCAGGTCTTTGAGACTGGGAATTAGATGTCTGGGAACAGGGTCCTGGAGTTGAAGGCTAAGTGTCTGGGGCTAGAGCCTAGATCCCTGGAACAAGGGCAGGGGCTGGGTGTTTGgggctggagacagggtctctgaaGCCGAGGCCTGAGTGTCTGGGTCCCTGAGCGAGTGCAGGGATTGGGGGACAGGGATTCAAACACCTACTTGcttcccagctccaccactaacTGCAGTGTGACCTTAAACAAACCACTTTACTTCTTGAAGCTTCCGTGTCCTCATGAGGGATACGAAGAAGGCCCATGGAATTGTTACAAGGATTATCTTGGCTTGGTGCCTGGTACACTGGAGGCACTCAGAAATGGTGGTTCCCAGCCTCACTGGAACCAGACTTAGAACTAGGGTCCTCGCGGGAGGCTAGGGAGAGTTCAAGTCTGGGGTTCTAGGCCGGGCAAtggttcacagctgtaatcccagcactttgggaggccaacttgagcccaggagtttgagatcaggctgggcaacatagactctgtctctacaaaaaatagaaaaaattagccaggcatggtgcactCGCTGTGGTCGCAGttctcgggagactgaggtgggagaatcgtttgagcccaagaggtcgaggctgtagtgttccgtgatcatgccactgcactctagcttgggtaatagagcaagactctgtctcaaaaaaaaaaaaaaaaaaaaaaaaatgtctggtgTTCTAGCCCAGCACCTCaactcctccccttctccttctccagaGGTGACCAGTGAAACCTTCAACAAAGAGGCCTTCCTGGCCTCTCGGGGCCTCACTCGTGGCTACTGGACCCAGCTCAGCATGCTGATTCCAGGCCCGGGCTCTTCCAGACACCCCCGAGGCAACACGCCATCCCTCAGCCTTCTTCGCGGTGGTGCGTGGGGTCTCTCCAGGCATGGGCCCCTTGGCCTAGAGGGAAGGACTGGGAAGAAGTTGTCTGAGTCCCAGATAATCCCTCCATGTACACACTTACCCTTACCAACAGCACCAGGGCCATTTCCGGCCTTTCCCAGCCCTCAGTGGAATCACCGCTACCAACTCCACCCAGAAACCCCATCCCTATGCAAACCCCCATTCCTCTTACTGCAGCTCTCTCAAGGAATACAGTCCCtttggaaggaagaaggagatggGTCAGGTGGGGTCTCCCTGACCCCAGGCCCCTCTTTCTTTCATCCTCTCAGGAGACCCCTACCAGCTTCTCCAGGGGGACGGGCCTGCCCTGATGCCTTCTGTGCCCCCAGATCGACCCCGGGGTGTTTTTGGTGAGCTGGAGGGGCCCTGTGGGAGCTAGGGGTAGGGCCAGGGACTGGAGAACCAGAGCCTGGGTGGTTGTTAGACTAGAGGGGGTGGGGGTCCAGGGCCAGGTCCTCTAGAAACCCTCTCCTCCCAGGCTCATGGCAGGATTACTACACATGG containing:
- the ZMYND15 gene encoding zinc finger MYND domain-containing protein 15; translation: MEFVSGYRDEFLDFAALLFSWFRKFVAERGAVGTSLEGQIRSLPQDPALWVLHVLPNRSVGISLGQGAEPGPGPGLGTARLLGDDPPLHLRDLSPYVSFVSLEDGEEGEEEEEEDEEEEKRKDGGAGSTEKVEPEEDRELAPTSRESPQETNPPGKSEEAAREAGGGKDGCREDRVEKETRPQKRKGQRSEAAPLHLSCLLLVTDEHGTILGIDLLVDGAQGTASWGSGTENLAARAYALLCHSMACPMGSGDPRKPQQLTVGDARLHRELESLVPRLGVKLAKTPMRTWGPRPGFTFASLRARTCHVCHRHSFEVKLTPCPQCSAVLYCGEACLRADWRRCPDDVSHRFWCPRLAAFMERAGELATLPFTYTAEVTSETFNKEAFLASRGLTRGYWTQLSMLIPGPGSSRHPRGNTPSLSLLRGGDPYQLLQGDGPALMPSVPPDRPRGVFGSWQDYYTWRGLSLDSPTAVLLTYPLTVYYVITHLVPQSFPELNIQNKRSLKIHVVEAEKEFELVMVFWELLVLLPHVALELQFVGDGLPPESDQQHFTLQRDSLEVPVRPGSGISARPSSGTKEKGGRRDLQIKVSAKPYHLLQGPKPDLVIGFNSGFGLKDTWLRSLPRLQSLRVPAFFTESSEYGCVMDDQTMAVATGGGTSPPQPNPFRSPFRLRAADNCMPWYCNAFIFHLVYKPAQGSGARPAPAPPPPSPTPSAPPALTRRRRGEKKPGRGARRRK